The Streptomyces cynarae genome contains a region encoding:
- a CDS encoding LPXTG cell wall anchor domain-containing protein has product MSYHKRSAALASAAVLAGSAVLTAAHVARADVVDIDYQCRTPIGDKSAVSPIDIKGVRSGSVYRITMSWQKGVSSSPVELGKGAMNPSATIVLGGADSGTLTVTGPANQAAIPADTPIKISDLSGTYTPGKTGKVTFTAGVLTIKALGTTTTCTPAGHPGPSLTLDVTAAGGGTSGSAPSGSGASGSASGGQLPQTGPEDSVVALGTLGSTVLLAGSAGVLWLTRRNQAVRR; this is encoded by the coding sequence GTGTCGTACCACAAACGAAGCGCGGCGCTCGCGTCCGCCGCCGTCCTGGCCGGCTCGGCGGTCCTGACGGCCGCTCACGTGGCCAGGGCCGACGTCGTCGACATCGACTACCAGTGCAGGACGCCGATCGGCGACAAGAGCGCCGTCTCGCCCATCGACATCAAGGGCGTCCGGAGCGGCAGCGTCTACAGGATCACCATGTCCTGGCAGAAGGGCGTCTCCTCCAGCCCGGTCGAACTGGGCAAGGGCGCGATGAACCCGAGCGCCACCATCGTGCTGGGCGGCGCCGACAGCGGCACCCTGACGGTCACGGGCCCGGCCAACCAGGCGGCGATCCCCGCCGACACCCCCATCAAGATCAGCGACCTGAGCGGCACGTACACGCCCGGGAAGACCGGCAAGGTCACCTTCACCGCGGGTGTGCTCACCATCAAGGCGCTCGGTACGACGACCACGTGCACGCCCGCCGGCCACCCGGGCCCGTCCCTGACCCTCGACGTCACCGCGGCCGGCGGCGGCACCTCCGGCTCGGCCCCGAGCGGCTCCGGCGCAAGCGGCTCCGCCTCCGGCGGGCAGCTGCCGCAGACCGGACCCGAGGACTCCGTGGTCGCCCTCGGCACCCTCGGCAGCACCGTCCTGCTCGCCGGCTCGGCCGGGGTGCTGTGGCTGACCCGCCGCAACCAGGCGGTACGCCGCTGA
- a CDS encoding COG1470 family protein gives MPYVRPASTLALAVACASPLAAAPAVADAGWSLGGAGGRPYVYAEGEPGTVLEDAVSVRNPGGRPLTVRLSGAHEARGAPGDSGPWIAFAGTTGGHRLPVRTVSVTVPARSRADVPFTVAVPAGAAPGDHAGSVVASAGGRSTAVRLRLRVVGPTLSALTVEHMAVHGGRITYELVNRGTTVLTPRLAVRADGVLGRVLDRPERTLSLDLPPGRRVRLTEPWPHHPVLDAVHVQVTVTAAGGAHASGSASARFVPWGAVAGSGAGLLAAAVTGVAVRRRRHRPPDGQTGERPRPDPESTGALR, from the coding sequence ATGCCGTACGTCCGCCCCGCCTCCACCCTCGCTCTCGCCGTCGCCTGTGCGAGCCCGCTGGCCGCCGCGCCCGCCGTCGCCGACGCCGGCTGGTCCCTGGGCGGTGCGGGCGGGCGGCCGTACGTGTACGCGGAGGGCGAGCCCGGGACGGTCCTCGAGGACGCCGTTTCGGTGCGCAACCCGGGCGGGCGGCCGCTGACCGTCCGGCTGAGCGGCGCCCACGAGGCTCGGGGGGCACCGGGCGACTCCGGCCCCTGGATCGCCTTCGCCGGCACGACGGGAGGGCACCGGCTCCCGGTGCGCACCGTCTCGGTGACCGTGCCCGCCCGTTCCCGCGCCGACGTGCCGTTCACCGTGGCGGTGCCCGCGGGAGCGGCGCCCGGTGACCACGCGGGCTCGGTCGTGGCGAGCGCGGGCGGCCGCTCCACCGCCGTACGCCTCCGACTCCGCGTCGTCGGACCGACGTTGTCCGCGCTGACCGTGGAGCACATGGCGGTGCACGGCGGACGGATCACCTACGAGCTGGTCAACCGCGGTACGACCGTGCTGACCCCGAGGCTCGCCGTGCGCGCCGACGGTGTCCTCGGCCGGGTCCTGGACCGCCCCGAGCGCACCCTGTCCCTCGACCTGCCGCCCGGCCGCCGGGTCCGGCTCACCGAGCCGTGGCCGCACCACCCGGTGCTCGATGCGGTGCACGTCCAGGTCACGGTCACGGCGGCGGGCGGGGCGCACGCTTCCGGGTCGGCGTCGGCGCGGTTCGTGCCGTGGGGCGCGGTGGCGGGCAGCGGGGCGGGGCTGCTCGCGGCCGCGGTCACCGGTGTCGCCGTACGGCGTCGCAGGCACCGGCCGCCGGACGGACAGACCGGTGAACGGCCGCGTCCGGACCCCGAGTCGACGGGAGCGCTGAGGTGA